The Bifidobacterium sp. WK012_4_13 genome contains the following window.
TGAGCATGAGCAGCACAGCTGACATACGCAATGCCAAGAAACGCCCTTCCATATTCGAGGTTGCACGCTCTGCGGGCGTCTCGCATCAAACCGTTTCCCGCGTGATCAACGATTCGCCGGATGTCTCCGAAACGACTCGTGCGAAGGTGCAACGGGCAATCGATAGGCTGGGATACCGTCCGAGTAGCTCCGCAAGGGCACTGGCGTCCAGAAGGTCTCGAACCATAGGACTGATCGTCGGGGGCATGCGCTTTCACGGTCAGCTATCGACCATGGGAGCGATTGAGAGCGTCGCCAGATCTCACGGCTTTTTCATATCGTTCGGACTGATCGATGAGGCGAAGGATTCGAAAAGAGACGTGGAGAGACTCTGTGGCATGTTTCTTGAGCAGAATGTCGACGCGTTCATATTTCTCGCCCCGACTGACATGATGTTTGCCGCAGCATGTCAGACGAGAAGCAGCAAGCCGAAGGTCATCGTCAGCGCGACCCATGGAAAGATGAGCGTCGAAGAGGGAATGACCCATAATCGAGGAAGCGGTGTCGCCTCGTTTCTCGGAATAGACCAGTGGTCGGCGATGAAGGACGTTGCGACGGTCGTGAGAGGGATGGAGCATCGCAGCGCCCTGTACCTTTCGGGTCCTCCTCAGTGGCGTGACGCACAAACCAGGTTGCAGGCCTGGCAGACATATTGCCGTCAGATGAGCATCCAAACGTGCATCGTTCGCGCAAGGGACTGGTCGGCAGGCGAGGCATATGCGCTGATGAATCATTTCCTCGATGAGATCGGCAGAGGTGGCAGCGCATTGCCGACAGTCGTGGTCGCCGCAAGCGACAGCCAGGCCATCGGCGCTTCGAGGGCAATGCATGAGCATGGCATTCGAATACCTCAGGACGTGAGTCTTGTCGGCTTTGATGACATGCCAGGCATGGATAACCTATACCCTCCGTTGACCACGGTTCATCCGCACTTCGACCAACTGGGGGCTCTTGCAATGCGCGAGGCGCTTGCACTGATGGGTGAGGGGCCCCACCCACTGTTCAGGGAGAGCCTGCATGGTGCAGGACTCGTCCCTGCGACGCTTATGAAAAGACGCTCGTTGGCCAAGGCTCGCATGCACTGATTGGTTTCCTGATGCCGTGCTGCGAGAAAGCAATCTCAGCGCAGCGCTCAGGGCCAAGTACCGATATGGCCTTGCGCAACCTGCCTGCAAACATATGTCGGGCATCGGAGGAATCGGATGCATGCGAGCGAGGCAATCCGAATCACGCAGCCGTTCATACCATGTTCGACCACATTGCAGGGGCAGCTCGGTCGGTTCTGGGATGAGTATTAGTGTGGGTATGGAAAGTCCAAGGAGAGAAAGGAAAACCGTGATACCAGAGAACGGCGGAATCGAAGCGGGAATTCCTCTGATTGGCCTTGCTGACGGGAATAGGATTCCTCAGGTCGGTCTGGGCGTCCTGCGCATCGACGATGACGAGACAGCGCCCGTCATCGAATCTGCCCTGCAGGTCGGCTATCGCCACATCGATACCGCCGCGGGCTATGGCAATGAGGGCGGGGTCGGGAAAGGTCTGGAAGCGGGAGGCTTCAATTCGGGCGAACTGCGTTCCGGGCTCTGGCTGACGACAAAGCTCAGGGATTCCGAGCAAGGCTATGACACTGCATTGAGGGCGTTCGACCGCCAACTTGGCCTGCTTCGAAGCGAATATGTCGACATGTACATGATTCACTGGCCAACCCCGTTCAATTGGCGTGCGGAAGAGACATGGAAGGCCTTTGTCAGGCTTCGAGATGAAGGTCGAGTGAAGACCCTTGGAGTCTGCAACTTTCTGCCGGCAGACCTTGAACGCCTGCACAGGGAGACAGGGGAGTATCCGGCAATCGACCAGATCGAGCTGCATCCGACATGGCAGCAGAGGGATGTGACGGCATATTGCAGACGTCACCATATCGCGGTGCAGGCATATTCTCCTCTGGCAAGGGGAGCCGACCTTGACGCCGGTGGTGGGCTTCTCGCAGAGATGGCAAGAAGGCACAGCACAGAGGTCAGACAGGTATCTCCAGCCCAGATAATCCTTCGCTGGCATATCGAAAACGGTACGATCGTCATCCCAAAGTCCGTGCATCGTGAACGCCAGATGGACAATCTGGCCCTCTTCGACTTCGCACTCAGTGCCGACGAGCATGAGGCGATCACCGCCCTCGATGGTCCACAGAGATCCGGGCACGATCCATGCACCTTCTCGTATTCGTAGACCGGGAATCATGTCACGTATCTCTAGACGCAGACGATCGCATCGCAGGGCTTCGTCGTTGGACCGATTGCTGTCGCTGCTTGTCATCGCCGTGATGGCTGGCGTCACTGTCGGGCTTGCACTGCCGAAGTTCAGCGATCGGATCAACGACCTTACCGGTGGCTATCATGCAGCGGGCACGGCAGCCGCTGCGGTGCAGGCGTTGAAGGTTTCCGATGCGCTGCCAGGAACCGGTCACTATGACCGGAAGAGCTTTGGCTTTCGTGAGACGGATACCGATGGCGATGGATGCGATATTCGTGATGACGTGCTTTCCAGGGATCTCAGCTCGGTCAGATACAGATATGCCGGAAGCTGCATCGTCGAATCGGGCATTCTGAAAGATCCATACACCACAGAGACCATTCACTTCGCCAGAGGGCCGTCAACCAGTGCAAAGGTACAGATCGACCATGTCGTCGCCCTCGAGAATGCCTGGCAGTCAGGTGCGAATACCTGGTCCAAGGCGGAGAAATATCGATTTGGCAATGATCCCTACAACCTGCTTGCCGTGGATGGGAGTGCGAATCAAGAGAAGGGCAGCGCATCAGCGGCGCATTGGCTGCCCAGCAATCGGTCCTATCAATGCAGCTATGTTTCAAGGCAGATCGGGGTCAAGACCAAATATCATCTGACAGTCACCGATGCTGAAAGGCGTGCGATGCTTGCGGTCCTTCACACCTGCCCCGATCGCTCGCTGCCATCAGACTGATGTCCGTGCCGCATCGGCGCAGGCAAGGGCGAACCTTAGGCGTCATCATCCGAAGTACGTGACAGATAGGGAAGATGAGCGATTACGTGCCGTTCCGAAAAATCCTCGATGCTGTGCAGCACGGGCACCGAATGCAGATCTGGCATGTGCACAATGCGCATCTTTCTCAATGCCACGCGAGCCATGGCACGTCCGCTCCCAGCGCCATCGCCCTTCACTCCGAAGAGGATCAGAAGGAACATGGCGACGCAGATCAGTGAAGAAACCCTGAGTATCCAGTCGATTCCGAAGATGCTGGCGGGGATTGCCATGCCTGCCTCCCCACCCATGGAAGACTGCCTCGCCGCGACGAAGCTTTCCATGAGAATGACGAGCACAGGCGCTCCGATTGCCCCGGCGAGCTGCCTGACGGTGTTCGTGACGGCCGACCCCGCAGATACCTCCTCTGGCTCGAGGCAGTTCAGTGCCCATGTCGTTATTGGCATCAGCACGAAGCCCATGCCCACCTGCCGAACGAATTGGCATATGGAAACCCACCAGATCCATGTGTCAAGCCCTACGAAGCTCATGCCGACCGTGCCGAGAGTGAGCACGAGGCTGCCGGTTATCGCCACAGGCCTCGCTCCGAAGCGGTCAAGCGATCTTCCGCCGAAGAACTGTGCGATAGCCATTCCAAGTGCGCCTGGAAGCATGATGAGTCCGCTCATGGTGGCTGAATAGCCACGGTCGGTCTGAATGTAGAGCGGCATGATCACCATGATCGAGCTGAATGCAAAGAATGAGAGCGACGCAGCGACGGTGCCAATCGTAAATCCTCGATTGCGGAACACATCAAGGTTGAGCAGCGGTGCAGCCAGATGAGTCTGTCTGAGCACGAACCATACTATTCCTGCAATTCCAACAAGCATTGGCATCCATGTCACTGGGCTGAGAATCGAATATGCCTCAATGTTGGTGAAGCCGAAAAGAAGCCCTCCGAATCCCACGACCGACAGGCTTGCCGAGAAGAAGTCAGCCTTGACGCGTTCGTCGCGAGAGCCGAAATTGCGGAGCCAAAGCATCGATATGATCAGGCATAGTGCGCCGAGCACAGTGAGAGAGAGGAAAATCGAGCGCCAACCGTTGCTGTCGGTCTGCAATCCACCCAAGGTCGGTCCCAATGCAGGGGCAACGCTCATCGCCAAGCCAACGGTTCCCATGGCGACGCCACGTTTGGCCAAGGGGTATATCGAGAAAACGGTTATCTGCAGCACTGGCCACATGACACCCGTTCCGATCGCCTCCAGGGTCCTGCCTGCCAGGACGAGTATGAACGAAGGCGACAGCCAGCTGAGCAGCGACCCGATGGTGAAGATGTACATTGATGCGATGACGATCTCTCGCGTGGTAAAGCGCTTGGTGAGAAAGGCTGTCAGAGGAATCATGACGCCCATGACAAGCTGGAAGATGGATGTCATCCATTGTCCTGTCGTCACCGATATGTTGAATTCGCGGACCATAGTCGGCAACGCGCTGGTCAGCTGGAGTTGGGTGAAGTTACCGACGAATGTGATGAAGGTGAGAATCGATATCGAAATGAGTGCGGGCCGTGTCAGTCTGCCATTCGCAAATGCCTTGCTACCGGTTACTGTCTCGATTGGTCCGTGCCATCTGATGCGCATTAACTCACTTCTCTCGCGTTCATAGAACATTCATGAAAATTTCAGCCAGAGATTCATGTCCCCAAAACTCCTGCAAAGAAGACAATCCTAATAGGACGTGCAGATATTTTTCCTCATGCAGCGATGCCCGATCTGGACAATGCGGGCAATATGATTGTAGCTGTATCGGCAACGAATCGTTCGATCTTCTTGGGAGAGGGCATCATGCAAGTAGGCGTAATCTGGTGGCAGATCTGGGTATTGACCGCGATCGCCGCAATCGTGATATGCGTTGCATGCTGGGGCTCATATCGTTTCGGAGCTTCGCGCAAGGCGAAGCGCGATGCCCCCCGCGACGAGCGTTCCCAATCAATATTCGGCGCCACGGTTGCGACGGAGCAGGCGGAGCGCGGACTCATCCAGATCATGTATGGCGGAATCATCATCCTCAGCTCCGCACGTGAAGTCGAATATGCCAGCCCTGCGGCCGAGGAGCTGAAGCTCGTCGAAGGCAGTCGTCTTGTTTCCGACGAACTGATTGACATGCTGAATCAGACCAGTGCCGACGGTGTCCTTCGGGAGCGTGAGATCGAATGCGACCGCAATGGCTACGTGGGATCTGAAATCAAGAATGGAAGCCATGCCTCCCAGAGTCCCATCGGCGTGTCTGGCCTTGGTGTCCAGCCAGGCGCCGCATTGCCTTCGAAAACGGTCAACCTGCGAGTGCGCATAGGCAGGGTCGCCGGTGACATCTATGCGATCCTCATCCAGGACACGAGCGAACAGCGAAGCTTCGAAAGGATGAGAAGGGATTTCGTGACGAACGTTTCGCATGAGCTGAAGACTCCGGCAGGAGCAATCGCATTGTTGGCGGAAACGGTTTCTGACGCTGCGGACGATCCCGATGCGGTGCGCTATTTCTCCGGCAGAATCTCGAAGGAATCAGAGCGTCTGACGGGGTTGGTCGGAAGGTTGATAGAACTGCAGAGAGCCGAGGACACGCTGGACATCGCCGAAAGCAGACAGACGAACGTGCTGGAGACCGTCACCGAGGCGATTCGAGAGAATCTGGTCCAGGCCGAGGCGAAGCATATGGAAATCGTCCTGTCGATCAACGGCCAGCGAGCTCCGATCAATGAGGAGTCCGACCTTGCCTCATCTGCCGCGTTCGAGGAGACGATTTTCAATCAGGGGAGCGCGGACGCGTTGAAAACAGCTGTGAAGAATCTCGTCGAAAATGCGATCAGGTATTCGCCGACGAAAACGCACGTCGCCGTGGGCATCGTCGCTGACGAACAGAACGTTCGCATCAAGGTCGTCGACCAAGGCATCGGGATACCTGAGCGGTCTCTCGGCCGTGTCTTTGAGCGCTTCTACCGAGTCGATCCCGCGCGTTCGAGAGAGACCGGGGGAACGGGTCTCGGTCTGAGCATCACCAAGCATTGCGTTCAGGAGTGCGGTGGAACCATCGCAGTCTGGTCTCGTGAAGGTGAGGGATCGACCTTTACGATAACCCTTCCCAGGGGAGTGAAAGAGCCAGGTTCCGGGCGGACCGCAGGCAAGGATGGCGTTCATCCGAAGCAATCCCGGGGAGACCGATGATGATTGAGAATCATGCCAACGGACGCGCATGCCGAGGGTGATCGATGCGTCGGGAATCTCTGAGGTTGAGCATCTCCATTACCATGGGGTGCGATATGCGTGATGAATGGGGTGTGCATGCACCGTCCGCACATATGCCTTATTCTGTGCATGGTGCGCAACGTGTGGAAAAGGGTGTGAAGACAACGGTGACAGTCAGGGAAGGTGTCGAATGACTCGCATACTGATCGTGGAGGATGAGGAATCGTATAGGGAGCCTCTGGTATATCAGCTCAACCGGGAAGGCTATGAGGTTTCCGCTGCGGCAACAGGCGAGGAAGGTCTGGAGATATTCACCAAGGGTGGGGTGGACCTGGTGCTGCTGGATCTGATGCTGCCGGGCTTGGATGGAATCGCGCTGTGCAGACGGATTCGTGAGCAATCCCGTGTCCCCGTAATCATGCTTACGGCAAAGAGCTCGGAGATCGACAAGGTCGTCGGATTGGAGATTGGAGCGGATGATTATGTCACCAAGCCATATTCATTCCGTGAGCTGCTTGCCAGGATCCGAGCCGTTCTCAGACGCAATCAGACCGTCAGAACGCCTGAGCAGGGAACGGCGGTCCATGCTGACATGCCGCTGAGCTGCGGTGAGGTTTCCATGCTCGTCGGCGAGCATTCGGTCCAGGTCCGTGGCATGGATGTGTTCTTCCCTCTCAAGGAATTTGAATTGCTCGAGTATCTCTTGCAGAACAAGGGAAGGGTGATGACGCGGCATCAATTGATCGATCGAATCTGGGGGTCGGATTATGTTGGCGACACCAAGACCCTGGACGTGCATGTGAAGCGTGTCCGTTCGAAGATAGAAATCGACCCCGCCCATCCCAAGTACCTCACGACCGTTCGTGGCTTGGGCTACAAGATCGATGAGCCCGGCCGCTGAGATAGTCAACGCTCAGCCGTTGCAAGACC
Protein-coding sequences here:
- a CDS encoding LacI family DNA-binding transcriptional regulator, with protein sequence MSSTADIRNAKKRPSIFEVARSAGVSHQTVSRVINDSPDVSETTRAKVQRAIDRLGYRPSSSARALASRRSRTIGLIVGGMRFHGQLSTMGAIESVARSHGFFISFGLIDEAKDSKRDVERLCGMFLEQNVDAFIFLAPTDMMFAAACQTRSSKPKVIVSATHGKMSVEEGMTHNRGSGVASFLGIDQWSAMKDVATVVRGMEHRSALYLSGPPQWRDAQTRLQAWQTYCRQMSIQTCIVRARDWSAGEAYALMNHFLDEIGRGGSALPTVVVAASDSQAIGASRAMHEHGIRIPQDVSLVGFDDMPGMDNLYPPLTTVHPHFDQLGALAMREALALMGEGPHPLFRESLHGAGLVPATLMKRRSLAKARMH
- a CDS encoding aldo/keto reductase, which gives rise to MESPRRERKTVIPENGGIEAGIPLIGLADGNRIPQVGLGVLRIDDDETAPVIESALQVGYRHIDTAAGYGNEGGVGKGLEAGGFNSGELRSGLWLTTKLRDSEQGYDTALRAFDRQLGLLRSEYVDMYMIHWPTPFNWRAEETWKAFVRLRDEGRVKTLGVCNFLPADLERLHRETGEYPAIDQIELHPTWQQRDVTAYCRRHHIAVQAYSPLARGADLDAGGGLLAEMARRHSTEVRQVSPAQIILRWHIENGTIVIPKSVHRERQMDNLALFDFALSADEHEAITALDGPQRSGHDPCTFSYS
- a CDS encoding HNH endonuclease family protein, which codes for MMSRISRRRRSHRRASSLDRLLSLLVIAVMAGVTVGLALPKFSDRINDLTGGYHAAGTAAAAVQALKVSDALPGTGHYDRKSFGFRETDTDGDGCDIRDDVLSRDLSSVRYRYAGSCIVESGILKDPYTTETIHFARGPSTSAKVQIDHVVALENAWQSGANTWSKAEKYRFGNDPYNLLAVDGSANQEKGSASAAHWLPSNRSYQCSYVSRQIGVKTKYHLTVTDAERRAMLAVLHTCPDRSLPSD
- a CDS encoding MDR family MFS transporter, whose translation is MRIRWHGPIETVTGSKAFANGRLTRPALISISILTFITFVGNFTQLQLTSALPTMVREFNISVTTGQWMTSIFQLVMGVMIPLTAFLTKRFTTREIVIASMYIFTIGSLLSWLSPSFILVLAGRTLEAIGTGVMWPVLQITVFSIYPLAKRGVAMGTVGLAMSVAPALGPTLGGLQTDSNGWRSIFLSLTVLGALCLIISMLWLRNFGSRDERVKADFFSASLSVVGFGGLLFGFTNIEAYSILSPVTWMPMLVGIAGIVWFVLRQTHLAAPLLNLDVFRNRGFTIGTVAASLSFFAFSSIMVIMPLYIQTDRGYSATMSGLIMLPGALGMAIAQFFGGRSLDRFGARPVAITGSLVLTLGTVGMSFVGLDTWIWWVSICQFVRQVGMGFVLMPITTWALNCLEPEEVSAGSAVTNTVRQLAGAIGAPVLVILMESFVAARQSSMGGEAGMAIPASIFGIDWILRVSSLICVAMFLLILFGVKGDGAGSGRAMARVALRKMRIVHMPDLHSVPVLHSIEDFSERHVIAHLPYLSRTSDDDA
- a CDS encoding sensor histidine kinase, with protein sequence MQVGVIWWQIWVLTAIAAIVICVACWGSYRFGASRKAKRDAPRDERSQSIFGATVATEQAERGLIQIMYGGIIILSSAREVEYASPAAEELKLVEGSRLVSDELIDMLNQTSADGVLREREIECDRNGYVGSEIKNGSHASQSPIGVSGLGVQPGAALPSKTVNLRVRIGRVAGDIYAILIQDTSEQRSFERMRRDFVTNVSHELKTPAGAIALLAETVSDAADDPDAVRYFSGRISKESERLTGLVGRLIELQRAEDTLDIAESRQTNVLETVTEAIRENLVQAEAKHMEIVLSINGQRAPINEESDLASSAAFEETIFNQGSADALKTAVKNLVENAIRYSPTKTHVAVGIVADEQNVRIKVVDQGIGIPERSLGRVFERFYRVDPARSRETGGTGLGLSITKHCVQECGGTIAVWSREGEGSTFTITLPRGVKEPGSGRTAGKDGVHPKQSRGDR
- a CDS encoding response regulator; this encodes MTRILIVEDEESYREPLVYQLNREGYEVSAAATGEEGLEIFTKGGVDLVLLDLMLPGLDGIALCRRIREQSRVPVIMLTAKSSEIDKVVGLEIGADDYVTKPYSFRELLARIRAVLRRNQTVRTPEQGTAVHADMPLSCGEVSMLVGEHSVQVRGMDVFFPLKEFELLEYLLQNKGRVMTRHQLIDRIWGSDYVGDTKTLDVHVKRVRSKIEIDPAHPKYLTTVRGLGYKIDEPGR